One genomic region from Paramicrobacterium agarici encodes:
- the mvaD gene encoding diphosphomevalonate decarboxylase — MSTAIAHPNIALAKYWGKRDATLILPAAGSLSLTLDVFPTTTTVTVGEDDGDVVSLDGVQLSGDESGRVRTVLDRVRELSGRREHAHVTSVNTVPTAAGLASSAAAFAALATAAADAYGLEADDRMLSRIARRGSGSACRSIFAGLARWNAGDDDESSYAEPLRWSGAPLAMIVAVVSSGRKSVSSRDAMRRTAESSPYFPAWVESSSALLEQMSAAVAEADFTRIGQLTEQSALRMHASMFGAVPPVRYLTAASIALFDAVVTLRASGVEAYATADAGPNVKVLCRADDARNVVDGLTALMPNADYVVAHAGSGSRIVDGEAA; from the coding sequence ATGAGCACAGCCATCGCCCACCCCAACATCGCTCTGGCGAAGTACTGGGGAAAGCGCGACGCGACGCTGATTCTTCCCGCCGCAGGCAGTCTCTCGCTCACCCTCGACGTGTTTCCGACGACGACAACCGTGACCGTCGGCGAGGACGACGGCGACGTTGTGTCTCTTGATGGCGTGCAGCTCTCCGGCGACGAATCCGGGCGGGTGCGAACCGTGCTCGACCGCGTGCGCGAGCTCAGCGGGCGACGCGAACACGCGCACGTGACGAGCGTGAACACGGTGCCGACCGCCGCCGGTCTCGCGTCGTCTGCAGCAGCCTTCGCCGCCCTCGCGACGGCAGCGGCCGACGCGTACGGGCTCGAGGCAGATGATCGGATGCTGTCGCGCATCGCCCGCCGAGGGTCGGGATCCGCGTGCCGCTCGATCTTCGCAGGACTGGCCCGGTGGAACGCCGGTGATGACGACGAGAGCTCGTATGCCGAGCCGCTGCGGTGGTCCGGTGCGCCGCTCGCAATGATCGTCGCCGTCGTGAGCTCAGGCCGAAAGTCCGTATCGAGTCGTGACGCCATGCGGCGCACTGCAGAGTCGTCCCCCTACTTTCCCGCCTGGGTGGAGTCGAGCTCGGCGTTGCTCGAGCAGATGAGCGCGGCCGTGGCCGAAGCGGATTTCACGCGCATCGGTCAGCTCACAGAGCAGAGTGCGCTCCGCATGCACGCGAGCATGTTCGGCGCGGTTCCGCCGGTGCGCTACCTGACGGCTGCGAGCATCGCGCTGTTCGATGCGGTCGTGACACTCCGCGCCAGCGGGGTGGAGGCGTATGCGACGGCAGATGCCGGCCCCAACGTGAAGGTGCTGTGCCGCGCAGATGACGCCCGCAACGTCGTCGACGGGCTGACGGCTCTCATGCCGAATGCGGATTACGTGGTGGCGCACGCTGGGTCGGGCTCGCGCATCGTCGACGGGGAGGCCGCATGA
- a CDS encoding fumarylacetoacetate hydrolase family protein — translation MKIARFSHDGAINYGIVDDDALVVLDGDPMYTGFNPTGERVPRENATLLAPVIPRSKVVAVGKNYHDHAHEMGGEAPEEPLLFLKPNTAVIGPNDRIVLPELSDQVEHEGELAVVIGAIARNVAAEDAAKVVFGYTAANDVTARDLQQKDAQWTRGKGFDTFCPLGPIVETEFSPTSGTIETRVNGDVRQHAPLSNMIHSVGAIIAYASAVFTLLPGDVILTGTPAGVGPLASGDVVEVEIEGLGILSNPVV, via the coding sequence GTGAAGATTGCCCGGTTCAGCCATGATGGCGCCATCAACTATGGAATCGTCGACGACGACGCTCTCGTCGTGCTCGACGGCGACCCGATGTACACGGGGTTCAACCCGACGGGGGAACGTGTGCCGCGGGAGAACGCGACACTGCTCGCCCCGGTGATCCCCCGATCGAAAGTCGTCGCCGTCGGCAAGAACTACCACGATCATGCGCACGAGATGGGAGGGGAAGCTCCCGAAGAGCCGCTGCTCTTTCTCAAGCCGAACACCGCTGTGATCGGTCCGAACGACAGAATCGTGCTGCCCGAGCTTTCCGACCAGGTCGAGCACGAGGGTGAGCTCGCCGTCGTCATCGGAGCGATCGCGCGCAACGTCGCCGCCGAGGACGCCGCCAAGGTCGTCTTCGGCTACACCGCTGCCAACGATGTCACGGCGCGCGACCTGCAGCAGAAGGACGCACAGTGGACGCGCGGAAAGGGCTTCGATACGTTCTGCCCTCTCGGGCCGATCGTCGAGACCGAGTTCTCGCCGACGAGCGGCACGATCGAGACAAGGGTCAATGGTGATGTGAGGCAGCACGCGCCTCTAAGCAACATGATCCACTCGGTCGGCGCCATCATCGCGTATGCGTCTGCCGTCTTCACGCTCCTTCCCGGTGACGTCATCTTGACGGGAACCCCTGCGGGCGTCGGACCGCTCGCCTCTGGTGATGTCGTCGAGGTGGAGATCGAGGGACTCGGGATTCTCAGCAACCCTGTAGTCTGA
- a CDS encoding branched-chain amino acid aminotransferase, protein MTTVSDAPALTFERTLNPTPATAAQRDEVLANPGFGIHFSDHMVAIDWTIEAGWHDARLQPYGPLQFDPGSAVLHYGQEVFEGLKAYRHDDGSIWTFRPEKNAQRLQRSARRLALPELPVDDFLASLKQIVAVDAAWVPPGEDGSLYLRPFMIANETFLGVRAAHTVAYYVIASPAGPYFSGGVTPVSIWLSTEYSRAGRGGTGAAKCGGNYAASLLPQEEALQNGCSQVLFLDAETGQHVDELGGMNVFFVVGGDTLVTPATSGSILEGVTRDSVIQLAKDRGLTVEERDITLDEWRDGVDSGRITEVFACGTAAVITPIAQVKSRDFVIGAPDAVAGEITMSLRKELTDIQHGRAEDRHGWLYRLDA, encoded by the coding sequence ATGACCACAGTTTCTGACGCGCCCGCCCTCACGTTTGAGCGCACACTCAACCCGACGCCGGCCACGGCGGCCCAGCGCGACGAGGTGCTGGCGAACCCCGGCTTCGGCATCCATTTCTCTGATCACATGGTCGCGATCGACTGGACGATCGAGGCGGGGTGGCACGACGCGCGCCTGCAGCCGTATGGGCCTCTGCAGTTCGATCCCGGCTCAGCCGTGCTGCATTACGGCCAGGAGGTCTTCGAGGGACTCAAGGCGTATCGTCACGACGACGGCTCGATCTGGACGTTTCGCCCCGAGAAGAACGCGCAGCGCCTGCAGCGTTCAGCCAGGCGCCTCGCCCTCCCAGAACTGCCGGTCGACGACTTCCTCGCGTCGCTCAAGCAGATCGTCGCCGTCGATGCCGCATGGGTGCCCCCGGGCGAAGACGGCAGCTTGTACCTGCGCCCGTTCATGATCGCCAACGAGACGTTCCTCGGGGTTCGCGCCGCGCACACCGTCGCCTACTACGTGATCGCCTCACCGGCAGGACCATACTTCTCCGGCGGCGTCACCCCCGTGTCGATCTGGCTGTCGACCGAGTACTCGCGCGCCGGGCGCGGAGGGACGGGCGCAGCGAAATGCGGGGGAAACTACGCGGCCTCGCTGCTTCCGCAGGAGGAGGCGCTCCAGAACGGATGCTCGCAAGTGCTGTTCCTCGACGCCGAGACCGGGCAGCATGTCGATGAGCTCGGCGGAATGAACGTGTTCTTCGTCGTGGGTGGCGACACTCTCGTCACACCGGCGACGTCGGGCAGCATCCTCGAGGGAGTGACGCGCGACAGCGTCATCCAGCTCGCCAAGGACCGCGGCTTGACCGTGGAGGAGCGCGACATCACGCTCGATGAATGGCGCGACGGCGTCGATTCGGGACGCATCACCGAGGTGTTCGCGTGCGGCACCGCCGCTGTGATCACCCCCATCGCGCAAGTGAAGAGCCGCGACTTCGTCATCGGGGCGCCCGACGCTGTCGCTGGCGAGATCACGATGTCGCTCCGCAAGGAGCTCACCGACATTCAGCACGGCCGCGCCGAGGATCGCCACGGCTGGCTCTACCGACTCGACGCTTGA
- a CDS encoding 3-isopropylmalate dehydrogenase — translation MSRTLSLAVIPGDGIGPEVIAEAEKVLERALSASGVTLDTQRFSLGAGRYLETGDVLTDDDLEAIASKDAILLGAVGGAPGDPRLKDANIERGLLLKLRFSLDHYVNLRPTRVYPGVPSPLRDAGDVDFVVVREGTEGPYVGNGGSIRPGTEHEIANEVSVNTAYGVERVVRFAFEKAQARRQRVTLVHKTNVLVFAGSLWKRTVDAVAEEFPEVDVDYLHVDAATIFMVTDPARFDVIVTDNLFGDILTDLAGAISGGIGLAASGNINPTGRFPSMFEPVHGSAPDIAGQQKADPTAAILSVALMLDHFGLAAQATAVTDAVEADIAERTASPRTTTEIGDAIVARLTDEALALESR, via the coding sequence TCGAGCGCGCACTGTCGGCCAGCGGCGTCACTCTCGACACACAGCGCTTCTCGCTGGGAGCCGGGCGGTACCTCGAAACGGGGGACGTGCTCACCGATGACGACCTCGAGGCGATCGCATCGAAAGACGCCATTCTGCTTGGCGCGGTCGGCGGAGCACCGGGTGATCCGCGATTGAAAGACGCGAACATCGAGCGCGGTCTGCTGCTGAAGCTGCGCTTCAGCCTCGACCACTACGTCAACCTCCGGCCGACGCGCGTGTACCCTGGCGTTCCCAGTCCGCTGCGGGACGCGGGCGATGTCGACTTCGTCGTCGTGCGCGAAGGCACTGAGGGGCCGTACGTCGGAAACGGCGGGAGTATCAGGCCCGGGACCGAGCACGAGATCGCCAACGAGGTGTCGGTCAACACGGCATACGGCGTCGAGCGCGTCGTGCGTTTCGCGTTTGAGAAGGCGCAGGCACGACGACAGCGTGTGACCCTCGTTCACAAGACGAACGTTCTCGTGTTCGCCGGCTCACTCTGGAAGCGCACCGTCGATGCTGTGGCAGAGGAGTTTCCCGAGGTCGACGTCGACTATCTGCATGTTGACGCGGCGACGATCTTCATGGTCACGGATCCGGCGCGCTTCGACGTCATCGTCACCGATAATCTGTTCGGCGACATCCTCACCGATCTTGCCGGTGCGATCAGCGGCGGCATCGGACTGGCCGCGTCGGGGAACATCAATCCCACAGGCCGGTTCCCGAGCATGTTCGAACCCGTGCACGGCTCAGCACCCGACATCGCAGGCCAGCAGAAGGCAGACCCGACAGCCGCGATCCTCTCGGTCGCACTCATGCTCGACCATTTCGGGCTGGCGGCGCAGGCAACAGCGGTGACGGATGCTGTCGAGGCAGACATTGCGGAACGCACGGCGTCTCCGCGCACGACAACTGAGATCGGCGACGCGATCGTCGCTCGCCTCACCGACGAGGCTCTCGCACTCGAATCACGATAA
- the mvk gene encoding mevalonate kinase, translated as MQQPERWAEGSAHAKTILLGEHAVVYGRPAIAFPVTSLTLVAHARSTDGGLSLDTPYHHGAVAGDDSLSSPREERLAEAALRHTLDHLGRQHHGVDVTVTGRIPAARGLGSSAAVASAIASAVARLEGVWLSYEERFELVQFVERIAHGTPSGLDAHATMAEGPIIFERGTARPLPHKGVPPLVVADTGVAGHTAAAVAGVRARRERDASGVDARLDAIAALVEGALDELRSRDYVGLGERMNACHSILSELGVSSPELDALVSAARNAGALGAKLTGGGQGGCIIALAPRATDVPELVAALSAAGATGAWPVTDKEAA; from the coding sequence ATGCAGCAACCCGAGCGTTGGGCGGAAGGATCTGCCCATGCCAAGACGATCCTGCTCGGAGAGCACGCGGTCGTGTACGGCCGGCCCGCCATCGCGTTCCCCGTGACCTCGCTCACACTCGTTGCGCACGCCCGGTCGACAGACGGCGGCCTTTCACTTGATACCCCGTATCACCACGGCGCTGTCGCCGGCGACGACAGTCTTTCCTCCCCGCGGGAAGAGCGCCTTGCCGAAGCGGCACTGCGGCACACGCTTGATCACCTCGGACGGCAGCACCACGGGGTCGACGTCACAGTGACGGGACGAATTCCCGCGGCGCGCGGACTGGGCTCCAGTGCAGCGGTCGCGAGCGCTATCGCTTCGGCCGTCGCGCGCCTTGAGGGAGTGTGGCTGTCATACGAGGAGCGCTTCGAGCTCGTGCAATTCGTCGAGCGCATCGCTCATGGCACACCGAGCGGCCTCGACGCGCACGCAACGATGGCCGAGGGTCCGATCATCTTCGAGCGCGGAACAGCGCGGCCGCTGCCACACAAAGGTGTTCCGCCGCTCGTCGTCGCCGACACGGGCGTTGCGGGGCATACGGCCGCTGCCGTTGCCGGGGTGCGCGCGCGCCGAGAGCGGGACGCGAGCGGAGTCGACGCTCGGCTCGACGCGATCGCCGCGCTCGTCGAGGGGGCGCTCGACGAGCTTCGATCGCGCGACTACGTCGGCCTCGGCGAGCGGATGAACGCGTGCCACAGCATCCTGTCCGAGCTTGGAGTCAGCAGCCCGGAGTTGGATGCGCTCGTCAGCGCCGCTCGCAACGCCGGTGCCCTCGGTGCGAAACTGACGGGAGGCGGCCAGGGCGGATGCATCATCGCTCTCGCGCCACGTGCGACCGACGTTCCCGAGCTGGTAGCCGCGCTGAGCGCGGCGGGGGCGACGGGGGCCTGGCCGGTGACTGACAAGGAGGCAGCCTGA
- a CDS encoding phosphomevalonate kinase: protein MITVRAPGKLFIAGEYAVVEPGNPSVLVAVDRFVRVELTPSVGKGSIHSEQYGRQPLVWYRDARGIVLDHDMRPVDYILSSIETVEQYVSERAIAPRFYDLSVSSELDDVSGRKFGLGSSAAVTVATINALNQFYDLQLTPRQRYKLAMLATIAVSPHASGGDLAASTFGGWIAYSAPDRIQVLRLREARGVAGAMDADWDGFSVRRLTPPSELQLIVGWTGEPASTSRLVDDLRDRRWAEEIRYSDFLEQSRHDVEGLIASLDADDAEGVKRAIKGARRTLSQLDAAAKVGIETPALARLSDTAEAIGAAGKSSGAGGGDCGVVLASHDADLSGLLREWERSDIRHLALAVHPSEGGLDEQ from the coding sequence ATGATCACGGTGAGAGCACCGGGCAAGCTCTTCATCGCCGGAGAGTACGCCGTCGTCGAGCCGGGAAATCCCTCTGTTCTCGTCGCGGTTGATCGGTTCGTGCGCGTCGAGCTGACGCCGAGCGTCGGCAAAGGCAGCATCCACTCAGAGCAATATGGCCGTCAGCCGCTCGTCTGGTATCGAGACGCGCGCGGGATCGTGCTCGACCACGACATGCGTCCCGTCGACTACATTCTCTCGTCGATCGAAACCGTCGAGCAGTACGTGTCCGAGCGTGCCATCGCCCCGCGCTTCTACGACCTTTCGGTGTCGAGCGAGCTTGATGACGTGAGCGGCCGCAAGTTCGGTCTCGGCTCGAGCGCTGCCGTCACGGTGGCGACGATCAACGCGCTCAACCAGTTCTACGATCTGCAGCTCACGCCGCGGCAGCGGTACAAGCTCGCGATGCTCGCCACGATCGCCGTCTCGCCGCACGCCTCGGGAGGCGACCTCGCCGCGAGCACGTTCGGCGGCTGGATCGCCTACTCCGCACCGGATCGCATTCAGGTGCTGCGGTTGCGCGAGGCCCGCGGCGTTGCGGGGGCAATGGACGCAGACTGGGATGGCTTCAGCGTCAGGCGCCTCACGCCGCCGAGCGAGCTTCAGCTGATCGTCGGATGGACGGGAGAGCCGGCGTCGACGTCACGCCTCGTCGACGACCTGCGCGATCGACGGTGGGCAGAGGAGATTCGCTACTCGGACTTTCTCGAACAGAGCAGGCACGACGTCGAGGGCCTCATCGCGTCGCTTGATGCCGACGATGCCGAGGGTGTGAAACGTGCGATCAAGGGCGCGAGGCGCACATTGTCGCAGCTGGATGCTGCAGCGAAAGTGGGCATCGAGACTCCGGCCCTCGCGCGATTGAGCGACACCGCGGAAGCCATCGGTGCGGCGGGGAAGTCGTCTGGCGCCGGCGGCGGCGACTGCGGAGTCGTGCTCGCCTCGCACGACGCGGACCTTTCTGGCTTGCTGAGAGAATGGGAGCGGAGCGACATCCGCCACCTGGCGCTGGCCGTCCACCCCTCGGAAGGAGGCCTCGATGAGCAGTGA